The region ATTATCGTGCCCTACCACAATGTTACAACACATAAATACAAAATACGCAAAATCTATTCCCAAAGCCTAAAAACAAACATACAACACATAAAAACGCATAAACAAGCCACAATTAAAAACCCGACCTTCGCAACTTGAATATTAACAGAATCAGGAATCTCTCTCTGAAGCAAAACAATCCCAGCACTCCTCACAACCTCCAACCCACCCTCTCCCAATCTCTCCGGCCAACAGCTCATATTCGCACCGCCAACGATAATAATCGAGTTCTGCCCATCAGGCTGAAGCATAACAACAGCATGACCAGTAGGAACATCCCACACAACCCTCAAATAATCAACACCAACCCCACCATCCATCAAAGCACTAACAATCAATTTCCCATGAGCATCATCACCAACCTGGCCCACAAACAAGGTTGGATAATCAAGCTTACCACTACAAACAGCCTGATTAGCACCTTTACCACCAGCTAAAGTCTGGCCAGTTTTAGCTGAAATGGTCTCACCAGCTAAAGGAAGTCTATCAATCTCTACATAAATGTCAGCATTGGCTGATCCAACAACTACAAGAGGGGGTCTTGGGCTTGGGTTGATTTGGGCTTTTATGGAGCTTTGGGCTTTGATTACAAGATTTGGAAATGGGGTTCTTGATTTGGTGATGAAATGGGTGGGTACTTGGGTTGTGATTGGTTTGAAGAAAGTGTTTGATTTGGTTAGATGAAAGTGTTTTGATTGTGTAATAGGTGATATGTTTGTCATGTTGATGCAAAGTGGTTGTGGTCTCTTTTGTTGTTGAGTTGAGTTTGAGACTGGTTAAACTGGAGATCGGATTCATTTGATGATTCGGGTAATAGAACCCGCCCAAATTTACATGAAAGGGAAGGGAGGGACCTcattgaattattttaattatatattttttaatttactTAAATTTATGTGTTCTATGaaaaatatattgtaaattaCAATTATAATTTTGTTTTTCTCAATAAAATTGAAATATGTCATTAAATTTTTATGTATAAAAACTGCATTCTTATATTATGATGTATTTGTACATTATTACAAAATTGTCTGCTATACACTTTTCATAGTTACACCCTGGGGTAAATGAATCAAACGACCTCGTTAAATATTCAAATTTGACTTGGTAACATTCGACCCGAACTTGAGTTTTTCGAATTATTtaccgagccgagctcgagtaTCGAATTACTCGGCTCGTATGATTTGCAAGCCTTATTGGATCaattattttttaactttttattttaatataaacatttaatttttatatatataattgatcAATTATTTTTTAACTTTAATCGGAACTCCCTATAATATTTCAAGTTTTTGTTAGTTTTCAAGCCGATCTCGAGTTTATCAAATTTGTTTTTCGAGCACAAGTCGTCTTCCGGGGTTCGACTATACACACCTGGTAAAGTTATTTTTcaattaactattcattattaaaCTGGTAGCAACATAAAATTAGTCCTATTGCTTTTAAAATTGAAAAGTTTAGCTTGAAATTAGTGAGCCCACTAGAGAAAGTGGGCTTCCAAAAAGTGACGGGCAAGCATACCAAAAGAGGGCAGGGGCTTGCTCGCGCTAGAAAGTGTGTTCGTTATATTAGGTGTTGGCACGACCCGCCGTCTCTATTCGATCATTGACGCGTCGCCCCTCACCCTGACAGGACGGGGTGGTTCGCAAACTTAGCCGCCCGTGTTCATTTATACTACTAGCTCTATATTTGTCTTTCTTTTCTTTCGATGTGGGAATTATATTTGCATACCATTATCTCTCCGTCCCACTCATTATTAGGCAATGATACTTATAGAAATTTTAAAATGTGTGTCAATCCTCGTCCCCCGATGTAAAGAACTTTGAGGAACGGAGGGAGTATACTTATAGAGATCTGTTACATTTTACCATACAGAGTTTTTCTAGTTTGAGTTAAGAACTGCCACACAATAGTTAAGCTCTTTGATAAGAAAATTTATGCTCTTTGATAAGAAAATTTATGCTCCTTGATAAGAAAAATGAAGTTGGTTTATATCAATCATTGATCAAATCAAAAACATTACAATGAAACTCAAGATTACAATGAAAAGCAATTGAAACCAACGGCATTCGCATTTCAGCATGATAATACTAGAGGCTAGGGCAGTGAGTGTGAAGGTAACCGTGTGTACTTCATAGTCCAGATTCCAGAACAGCCTTTTTGCTCCTACTAGTACTCCAGATTCTCAAGGAAAGAGTTGAACAATTTTAAGGTGAATTAGACTTAGAGACTCCAGTTAGTGACACGGACACCTCTGTGTTTGACAAGTTTACAGCATCACCTGTTGGTAAACAAGGTAGAGCAATCTCAGGTGTTTCCAGTTCTATATCTCCTGTAAGTAGAAAGAACATGCTGCTTAGAAAAGTTTGGATAACCCTGCAGACGAACAATGTAGGCAACATTAGTGTTAAAGGTTCAGACGAGACAAATTTAGAGGCATCAGAAAAAACAGAAGATATAAGATGTTGGGTTGAATTATGAAAAATTGAGCCAGTTTAGTTTGTAATTTGCAGCTGTGAATCAGTAGGCCTAACTTGCAATATCTAGGGCACGTACTGGAACAAAATATGGAAATCCCTGCTAATATAAATTAATCGGCACTCCATGTAATCACCTAATTAAAACCACATATGTAATATTCAGAATTATCGTGGCTGTCTAGAGAGAAAAAGGGATTCATATGTCTATAGTTCCTTCTATAGTTTTTTTTAAACTTCCAAGCTTTCATTACTCGGAATCTTTCAAGATTACATCAAGAAACTCAGGAGAAATATCCTCGGTCCTGAGAGTACGATCAGCAACATAATAGGATGCTCTAGCTAGAAAGTGAGCAACGCTATTAGCAGATTGTCTAATAAATAACACTAAAACATTATGTAAACATTGTAGAAGACTCTTACAGTCCCAAAGTATGATACTATAGAGAGTTGGTTGCGAATAGATTGCACACAACCGTAAGATTATCAGTCTCGGCCACTGCCCTGTGCCATGCCTTCTTTTTTATCCAACTCAAGGCCTCCCTTAAACCCATTGCCTCTGCCATTTATGGTTTAACGTGACCTGCATGACAGCTCGTAATTGCCTCCAAAACAGCCCCTGTAGCAGTTCACGCAACACAAACAAAACTATACATACCTGCTTCTCTAAACAAAGCTGCATCCACATTAATCTTAATCAAATCTCCTTCCGGTTTAATCCATTTCTCAGTGCCATCTGCTGTTGTCAAAACGCTGCCATGGGAACTAAATTTCAATCCTGAGCTCGGGTCCACTGGTCTAGGTAATTATGTGCTAACGCAATGACTGCAGCTACACTCAATCCTTTCTTGTTTCAAGCCAGGCCATCACGAATCTTCCATAATGCCAACATGTCAGCTATGAAGTTCCTGCTGGCTCCATCAAACGATCCTAGTTTGTCATTAACCAATCTGCATATGAACGACACGGTAGTATCTAATCCAACACCAGTTCTTTCCCAACACATACGGGCAAACGAGCATTCAACCAAGCAATGTGAAATTGTTTTCCTTTGAGATTGACAGAAAGGGCATATGGAACTAACACTTACATGCCTAGACCGTAACTGAGATCTAGTGGGAAAGCAGTTGGAAGCTGTACGCCATAACAGATCTTTTACTTTCGGAGACACTTAAATCTTCTGAAGCTTGCTCCAAAATTTAGAGCTATTCATGTGTGCTTTCTTCTTGACTTCTTGTAGGTGTCTATACGCGCTTTTAACTGAAAAATGACCCGAGTTCTAAAAAAACCAAAACCACACGTCATCTTGACGACTTGAATTCAGGGGGATATCTAAGATAACCTCAGCATCCCGTTCATTAAACATATCTCGAACCAAATCTACATCCCAAGTCAGATTATCAGTTACCATTAGCGAAGACACCCGTTTATCAACAAGAGTTGGGTGACTTGACGTCACTCATGAATTATCATCACATGGCAGCCATGGGTCCTTCAAAACATTGATATCAGTCCCATTTCCTACTCTTCCTCTAGCACCctttttaaccacctcttgttcTTCAAATATACTCCTCCAAACAAAGAGCTAGGATTATTCCCCAACTCAGCAGCTAAGTAGTAGTTGTCGCCTACTAACGAGCTTTGGATATGCGACCCACCAGTGAATTTGGTTGACATAATAACCGCCATCCGTGCTTATTCAACAAGCACgaattaaaatcacataaattCCGAGAAGTTATGGACTTTTTAATTGGTTAATGTATCAAGCCTATAATAGACTAGGAAAGTATGTGCAAGTTTCGGTCACAAACTTATATATTTGATACATGATCAACCAACTATTTTAAAAAATGTCTGTACAGAACTTGGGAAAAGCAAAAAAATATGCAGAATATAATTCCTTAGTCACGTttcattaaaaaatatataaatcatAACAGGCCTGTTGGCAAATAGTCACCTTTCTGTTGGCTATTTCTCAATGATTTCTTCACATGAGATGCTTTTGAGATTCTTACTTCCTGACAATACGCATTGGATAAGCTGCTTCCACATTTTCATTTTTGGCAAAAATCCCTGATGCACCATTTTCTTAAGAACCCAGTGTGCGTCCTCCCCAAGATTTTGACCACAGATACCTTGTATTAACAATTTATACGACTCAAAACTTGGTTTAACACCCTTTCTGAACATTCTACTACTCATAAACTCCTTTGCCTCCACAAATTTTCCCATATCAAGCAAACCATACAAGACCTCCTGATAAGTTCCTGGATTAGGTTCACAACCTTTAAGCATCATCCTATCAAAAAGCTTAATCCCCTCTTCCGCTCTACCATGTTTCCTAAGTCCAACAATCAAAATATTAAACGTGATAGCATCCGCTTCTACACCCTCATCTTCCATTCTCTCAAACAACTTAAACGCCTCCTCGACCCTCCCATTCTTACACAACCAATGCATCAACGTCGAAAAAGTCCTCACATTCGGAACACAATTCTGCTTAGGAAATTCCTCAAGCACCTTAAATGCAGCATCAACAACACCACACTCACACAACCCCTTAATAATTATATTCAAACAACAAGCATCAACCTCAACACCTAAATTTGAAGCACCCATATAAACCTCATGAACAACATCAAATTGTTTCGACGTAACGAGCAAATTTAACACAAAATTAAAAGTCTTTACAGTAGGCCAACAATTATACTGAGGCATAGCAAAAAGAGTCTCAACTGCACTATTTATTCTACCCGCAAAGTGCCCATAAATTTTAACAACATTATAGAAAAAATCATCACCAAGTTTGCACCTTTTTTCAACTTTAATCCTCCTCATAACTTCTTCAACCCCATCAAAATCTTTAGCTAAGGCAAGATTATTTATCACAGTAGTGTAAAAGACTTGATTGGGCTTGTAATCTTTGCGTTTCGAGACTTGATTTAAAAGGGTTAGAGACGAGTTCGGATCTTTAAGGTTTTGAAATATCTTGACAAGCTCAGTTGGGCTTAACCAGTCTTTGTGTTTGAGAATGTTGAAATTATCAAGTTCTTGAATTGGCCcagatgaagaaaatgaagtaGAAGATGATTTTGATGCAAGATTTGAGTACAAAAGTGAAATTGGATACATGGGTTTTTGAATTTTGGTAACATTAGATACAATTAAGTGGATAATCATATTTGAATTGTGCAATGTATCATGGAATAGAAAATGAGGTCTCCTTTCTTCTTGCCCTAGGATTTGTCATTCAAATGAATTATGTCCCGGGATTTTTAAAGagaaggaaagcaactcaatCATAAATAACCTCGTATTTTTGTTTCCAAGTTTTTTAAAGCAGCGAAATCACgttaataaatataaatttgaCAATTTTTTACTATAAAACTTTCACtctaaaaataaaatgaaaatattttaCCTCCTAACCACTTACTTCTTTTCATTTaaaaaattcgaaaatcaaattACGTTTCTATTTTAGAACACATCCCGTTCAAATGGGTTTTTATGAAAAATGAATACGCTTTCTAAGCGAACACTCAATTGTGTATCATGCTTTACCTACTACTGTAAAATTGAATATTCGAGATTTTCAGGCATATTCATACTACAGATGAAGATTTGTCGGTTGACAATCAGCTTGGATTCTCATTCCTATTGGTGGTGAAACAATCATAATTAATGAGGATGACTTAAattaaatcttcaatttcctcgTGATAACTTTGATGATCTATCAAAGAAGTGGGAACTCCAGACCTTCTTCTATGCTATTAACTGCACCCTGAAAATTGATAGAATCTCAGACAAACTATACAAGCATCATTTACCCAAGAAATGGCacttgttcttcaacatcatatTCTACTGTCTAACTCCTAAGACCGGTGGCTTTCATGGGATTACTAAATTCAATCAAATATTTGGTGTGGTTGTCGCTGAAAATCTTCGAATTAACTTTGGACGTGTGTTCATGGAAGAAATCTTAGAAAATCAATCCATGCGCCATAATTTTTACTTATATCCGAGGTTCATTCAAATGGTGTTAGATGGGAAACTCACTAAAAACCAAAAGGCTATAGTATGAAGTGACAACCCGGAGGATTTCCATGTACTGCCAAACAATATTGTTGATAAGTTAATCAAGAATGAAAGATATGAGAACAACAACAGGGGAAGGGAACAAGTATCACTAACATTTCATATTCAGGACTATTTTGCTTTTCTTGCTCAAGAAGTTGAAGATCTTCCACAAGTTGAAGAAGAACAAAAAAATGGATCTCACTCTGAAGAACAGCCTGAATCAAAGTCATAAAGTGAAACTGAAGAAATGGAAATAGATCGGGAACCAATTTCCACTGAGCAACAAGAAGAATCTGTGTTGGCTCAATCAACGGAAAATGTCTATAGACCAGACTTCTCAGGTATGAATGTTTTTACAAATAGTGGTACTTTTGAAAATGTTTTTGATTTGATAGACATTAGCTCTTTACACATGGATGATTTTTATACACATATTATTGAGGATCAAGTTAGTAGTAAGAGGAAATGAGTTTGTTTTTCCGCAAATTCATAATAACCCTCTAGATCCGGTTCCTAAATCTCAAAATCCCTTAACACAATCCCTGGAGTATAAATATCCTATGAGTGTAGAGAGGAAGAAACTGTACAAGATGCAGTAAATAAGGAAGGTACGTTGAGTGAACCCACAACTCTGTCTCCTCAGGAAAAAGTATTCTTATTGAGACAACTATAATTCCCCTTGTATCTTTCAAAAAGGATACAATCGTTGAAAAGGCAATTAAACAGTTCTCAGGCTCATCTTCTCAACAAGATGCGTATATTGAAATTCTCCCGTCGGCCAGGGTATCATGTACTGAGTCTAATATTCTTTCACAAATCCAAGCGCCACAGAAGGTTCAACCATATTAAAGTTAGAATCTTATGGTCGAGGTTCTTCAATGGAACAAATTCATTTACATGTGTTAAAAGAGAGTGATGTAATCGTTGTCAGTTATAGCGCAACACTTACCTCCCCAgaactaataaacctggatgcatctgcggatagggGATCCGATATAGGTGTGGATCGGCAACCCATTGACCATGAACCAGATTCAACTGGTGAGCCTAAGGGGAAAATGTCCTTACAGACACTTGAGAACACTGATGAACATATTCCAAATATGACGGCTTCAGTGATTTTCCCAGAGATTCAAACTCTGGATCAATCATCTCAAAATGGCAGGCAACTTGTCTTGTATAAGAAACGGAAATTACGAACTCCTATTGCACCACTGTTGACCTCCTTAAAGACGGCTCTAGTGATTTCTGCAGGCACGTCTAGTTCTCGGAGCTTTAAGAGGAGTGAATCCGTGAGGATTAGTGGAGCACATACCCTAAACCGAGTGATAGAGTGCTGAGTGAAACACTATGAGAGTCTAGTGAGACACCCACCATTCAAAATACACCCATATACATGTCTCAGTATGTTACCAAAGCATATCTGGAGGAACAGTTGGCATTCAAAGATGATTATCTTAAGGAACAACTGGCTTTAAAAGATCAACTTTTAAAAGCTAAACTGTCAGTCAGGGATCATCAGATATCATGTCTTTCCAAATAACTTGAGGTTCAATAAACATCATTTGCTAGTTTAAATTAATTCGTGGAGCAACCTCTATCACACTTTAGAAAGGGAAATGAAATTTCCAGCACTGGgccaaagatctcagttagcaagcaagcgTTGTTTCCTAGTTCCACTGAAATAGTTATTGCCAATACtgagccaaagatctcagttagTAAGCAAGTTCCTATTATATGATCATCAACTCAATAAATTCCCTACTTGTCTTTTTCTACTCAATCAACCCCAACTCTGAATGATAACACAACTGAGGGGAAGAAAAGGGTAAAGCAAGAAAAAGTAGTTGTTGTTGTGGACTTAATTCAAGATGCATTTCAAGCAACAGTAATGATGTATGATTTCAGTGCTGCAGAAGAGGAAGCTGAGAGAGAAGAAAGGATGGATGAAAGGGTTCTTATAAAAATAAGAGCAGGTGAACGGAGTTCAAGAACCCAGGGGGAGAAATCAATTTCCAAACAAGATCTTCTAAGTCAAGTTATAAAAGCTCAAATGATTCTTCTATCAAACGTATATGCTCCAACGCCCCTATTCACTAAATATGAGGATGAATTGGAAGAATGAGAAATTGATGAAAGAGCAGTTTATGAAGGCTTTGAACCTGTGTCTGAGAAAGTTAATGTAGACGTAAGAGGAAAGATCTCTAATAAAAAAAAGTACGGAGACGAAGATGCCTTCTTGGATGTGTATCTGTACTATGGAGCACCATAAGCCCTTAAGACTTCATTGTGAAGAAATTCAAGATGAAATAACTAGAACAAGAGAAAGAATTTAAAGAGCTATTCAGAAAAAAGAAGATAAAAAATTCAAAGAATTCAAATGAGATGAAAATAAATTGAATAGATTGATTCACAATTAGCAAAGGTACATGTATAATCTTATTACAAACTTAACTTAATACGAAAAAAGTTGTCAAGTGTACGTctgttttatttaagaaaaagtgTATTCTGCTTGCGTGGTTTATTGAAGTTTATTGAATTATTAAACATTTATACTTTATTTGTGCTAAACTGAATATTCAAAATACAACTATCGGCTTAAATAAGTGAATGTTTATACACATATTTGAATAATATAGAACCACATAATGGCAATTCAAGTAGTAATTTAAAGATGATTAGtgttataattaaaatatatactCATATTCTACAAATGTCTAAACAAAAAAAATTGTAACAAAAAATTTAAagatatatttataaaaaaaaaaggGAATAATGTAACAACAAAAATGTCGACGTAAATCTTAATTCTCATAGCCCTTCTatatttaaaatgaataaatattttttatagtTATTATATCTCTTATTTTAACGAAATAAAACAGCTATAATTTATCGATTCTTATTTATCAAAATTATCTGATGGTTTCAAACTTTATATGGTGTTGTTTTATACGTCATTGATGACTGTTTGTGTTATATATCGACTTTTTGTGTCTAACCAAATAGAACCCCTTTTGGTGTAAAAGTTTGTCGTTGCATAATTTTAATGACataaatctatactatattataatagacgcaacattaaaagtttggtattCGGTTGGTCGGTACTTGctaaaattacttaattacccttacttaattattctaattcttattattgggtcgatcaattcttattctaattgatattgaagtcaactttctctattactttaccaatttcaattaTATGTTATATTGAACTCATATCAccataatttatattaaattcaacttcttctatcaatttaaattttaatttatatcgagttctatatcattctaatttattaattcgggctaaattaaatttaaataaactaaatataattcttaagatttatatgatatataatgtgactcgggataagataaaataataatattatcaatcctcctaaaaaaattatactaatgaatttggataaacaaaataatatattttatttatccaggataaaaaaaataccttattgttattcccagtggactaacaatgagatttatagaaggggggttgaatgtaaatctcaaaactttttcaagttttgagcagtttctaaggctaagtgttttagtgagcaaatatgtgtgaattgcttgaggctaatacagacagatatatattcaaacacaaatgtaaagaacacaaagaacttaaaaacttttctggtggatttgttgttccaccagagatgtgttatttcaaaaaatctgtgattcaaagaattaaatcacaactgcttcctagtacaaactagatgattttctctctggatttttctaaacagctcttgaaaattcacacctaattactagctgctacttggtttatataccaccaagtttacaagtgaagacaaaactgtaaaatacaattaaaaaggctcttcacatgtttcttcttcatttctctatccaatgcaatttgggtttagctgttaatctttgaatactcccttgtttgcaccagaatggaaatgctgcattttcttgattcctcctagaggctgccacattccagtttgtctctgtcaacccatgtgcctctgtcagcttatgaattgtcactatcaactgctattgaactaagcatccgttgaagcttccatccgttgatgccttatccgttaaggctttatctgttgaagctttatccgttgatgcattagcagttgaagtcttatccgtgaagcacttatccgttggtggatattatccgttgaagctttagagacatccgttgaagctttgtttcttatccgttgaaggtcttcaatatcagttgatacttcttcacttatacaaaattataaggcatggaatatttacaattagccctcctatttgcatatccactagtagtcaacatgactgataatttcctacaacatctaagaattacaacttgaatccagagaatgaaatgtgctacaatactaaacttattgctaagtaaagctactccttcaacggatagccaagatggtcttatccgttgaggctacaaacactagatttctacttaagtgttttgtttaacttattatcaaactaatacacatattcctaacaatctccccctatttatgtctactagaactgtaggcataaatttgggtttagcttga is a window of Apium graveolens cultivar Ventura chromosome 11, ASM990537v1, whole genome shotgun sequence DNA encoding:
- the LOC141697462 gene encoding ribokinase; translation: MTNISPITQSKHFHLTKSNTFFKPITTQVPTHFITKSRTPFPNLVIKAQSSIKAQINPSPRPPLVVVGSANADIYVEIDRLPLAGETISAKTGQTLAGGKGANQAVCSGKLDYPTLFVGQVGDDAHGKLIVSALMDGGVGVDYLRVVWDVPTGHAVVMLQPDGQNSIIIVGGANMSCWPERLGEGGLEVVRSAGIVLLQREIPDSVNIQVAKEANMSGVPVILDAGGADGPVPSELLKYVDILSPNETELARLTGLPTENFDQIREAVVKCHELGVDKVLVKLGAKGSALFIKGEEPIKQPIISASKVLDTTGAGDTFTAAFAIALVEGKSQKECMKFAAAAASLCVQVKGAIPSMPDRKSVLDLLQSV
- the LOC141695102 gene encoding pentatricopeptide repeat-containing protein At3g14580, mitochondrial, which translates into the protein MIIHLIVSNVTKIQKPMYPISLLYSNLASKSSSTSFSSSGPIQELDNFNILKHKDWLSPTELVKIFQNLKDPNSSLTLLNQVSKRKDYKPNQVFYTTVINNLALAKDFDGVEEVMRRIKVEKRCKLGDDFFYNVVKIYGHFAGRINSAVETLFAMPQYNCWPTVKTFNFVLNLLVTSKQFDVVHEVYMGASNLGVEVDACCLNIIIKGLCECGVVDAAFKVLEEFPKQNCVPNVRTFSTLMHWLCKNGRVEEAFKLFERMEDEGVEADAITFNILIVGLRKHGRAEEGIKLFDRMMLKGCEPNPGTYQEVLYGLLDMGKFVEAKEFMSSRMFRKGVKPSFESYKLLIQGICGQNLGEDAHWVLKKMVHQGFLPKMKMWKQLIQCVLSGSKNLKSISCEEIIEK